In Actinomycetes bacterium, the DNA window GACGACCAGCAGGGCCTTCATCTCCAGAACCAGGCCGGCCCAACGCGTCGGCGGTCTCGTCCATGTCCAGAAGCGCGTTCAGGCTCTTCTGGCTCTCCACGCCGGTCTGCTCGTCGACGTACCAGGTGTGGGCCCCATGGCGCTTGCGCAGAGTGCGGACCAGCTGTTCGAGCTGCGGATCCAGCGCGGCAGCAGCGGACCCGTGGTCGCCGCCCATCCCGAACGTCCGAGCGAGCCTTAGTACCGCGGAGAATGCACGCCCAGGCTCGTTCGGAACCCGCTAGGCAGGCCGCGGCACGGCGGCGAAGCTGGAGAGGGTGAACCAGCCAGGCACTGCGCGACGCAGCCCCTCGGGGCCGTGTACCTGCACCGACCCGGTGCGTAGTGCATTGGACCAGCTCAGGTCGCCGCGCCAGAGGTTGACCATGCTGCGCAGGCTGGCGGTGACCGTCACGGCCACGGCGTGCCCCGGGTCCACGTCACACACGTCGACTTCGCCGCGGGTGATCACCAGCCACCAGTCGCGGGCATCCGATGGCGCGTCCGGGAACCGGAACTGGACTACCGTCCGGCCGTCCGGGATGGCGTCCTTGTCGATGTGGCGATGCATGTCCCACATCAGCAGCTTTGGGTCCAGATCCCCGTCGCCGAGCTCTCCGATCCAGCGGATACCCCAGGCGCCGAGCGCCTCGACCACCGGACGCAGCTCGTGGCCGGCCTGGGTCAGGACGTATCGCACATCGTTGCCCTCCACCTGCCTGTCCACGACGCCGGCGCGGACCAGTAGGTGCAGCCTTCTGGACAACAGCGTGGGAGACATCCGCGGCAACCCGCGGCGCAGCTCGTTGAAGTGCTCAGACCCGCTCACCAACTCGCGGACGACGAGCATCGTCCAGCGTTCGTCGAGCAGCTCCATCGCCTTGGAAACCGGACAGAACTGGTGGTACGAGGCGCTCATCCGTGCAGGCTAGACCCCAGCCGAGGTGCCAGTACAGATCTCGTACTAGGAAGCGACCCGGTTCGTTTCCTAGTTTTGATCGTAAGACCACAACGGTGAGCGGAAAGCCGCTCCTGGTCGACGATCGAGGAGAACGAAAGATGACTGAGATGACCGAACAGCTCCAGGCGACAGGCGCCGACCAGGCCCTGAAGGCCAAGCATCGCGCCATGTGGGCCTTGGGCGACTA includes these proteins:
- a CDS encoding helix-turn-helix domain-containing protein, whose product is MSASYHQFCPVSKAMELLDERWTMLVVRELVSGSEHFNELRRGLPRMSPTLLSRRLHLLVRAGVVDRQVEGNDVRYVLTQAGHELRPVVEALGAWGIRWIGELGDGDLDPKLLMWDMHRHIDKDAIPDGRTVVQFRFPDAPSDARDWWLVITRGEVDVCDVDPGHAVAVTVTASLRSMVNLWRGDLSWSNALRTGSVQVHGPEGLRRAVPGWFTLSSFAAVPRPA